A window from Sinanaerobacter sp. ZZT-01 encodes these proteins:
- a CDS encoding glycosyltransferase, giving the protein MKDLSIVILYQKSDLLPCIELLKPIIKKFDTELIVINNNEIEESIPYKYDLVKFDQNYKYFKEFCISSCLGKRIMLIDSGILLSEAFINFITKQLETNTYFNISCTVKSFLSPNKKDVFLHDEVILYNRGITGFNHHYTEASILDIGFINPELPIIDLYINKFIENKAFQELFIWFSNYIVNLTQEEQAYCYSKLEKIKAEIQEIDWHALESLFTDSDSTNNYSRFLSCKNAYLTKSMSTSKILKKIKEIKVSPDETYFSWLLKDFILQKRDSLSLLRNLPEAVMKNLIFYLLENDANAWNYLNTFISDMTLYLTEIQKKSASTKSINKVSKKEIAAYTKLILICLEYMDQHADNQNEKDLRMNIFTFYTAFGENLVQLNQFPKDSEIIDLKMEKKLITTITEIRHTDTAHVIEKLSALCEKIVNKNNILRHYIQILRFTRQHYNKILSICMIVKDEEKNLSRCLSSVSPLIDCGLAELIIIDTGSVDRTIEIAREYTDKVYLQKWEGNFSKARNQSLIHSDAEYVFIMDADEEFRPSDLSALQTMFSTPDYKQFSTFTLNIISYTDTKLQNYAVMAQPRIFKNDSTFHYSSAVHNQPVFKGPIKNSDVSILHYGYIMTPDIKEKKYQRTSTLLKKELQRDPRSIYFRFQLCNSYAMYGDLKNALHQVEIYMRLISEEAELHDNVLMYYNNAAAIYINCYLYEKSEEVCNTALSIEPDFIDFVYYKGFIRFEQEDYETALTYFSRYLTLITHYNQMKTKDDGRFAFYTVCNSEDVKKMLLQTHYRLHEYDACIKDMEQILSETVRINCIYEFMNACLITNNTSALTDFYASNANGTTKELFEKTFRYFEDVLQNEAPKNNFYTLSEYTWDALDFESFWPFLYEVLLELLKLDAKKIEEDSALILYKKLLQLVLHRTEKLLYDYLSEEELVDLYNKYMIICSKLASGGKVHLLEARERIFIKRIVDAYQATDASEMLSLLQNSFLEYHKMKGIVDLSIHILFPSSSAETTDTSPHTEEQSSTNRIENKVNELLVKINKDISQLENRSADTSENIAQNMSAVKLMIKELENYRTLIPVQIYLCRLYSLTKQYQKVTESYCRLKLNYPLEASIQIKDLIPQSLLKSNQEDLKILHGTMDDTNNTMQIVRMLKNNGVDAKALNYIPKHSECTSDYEMDINSLENGAMILERTIDTAAKLIPQYDIFHFHHSSSLHFKQHDLAIIKDLNKKLVVEYCAENVRTSEKAAQLSPYVQLSSEKDLEIFRKLEVFSKYASCCIAQDYEVYEYVKDFFDDIHIISPFVRMPTLSEISRPSKTSHKFIISHCAENSHTAGTSHILKVMEELKYQYQFDFKLIKKAPLEQVQTVYQSSDLIIGELYGGTYSRYVIGAMASGKPVMGYISDFMKEKYPKELPLIPTSPESFKSDLEKILKNKDMLNEIGKAGPAFVHKYHNADIEIAKLIKLYHHLSAK; this is encoded by the coding sequence GTGAAAGATTTAAGTATTGTTATCTTATATCAAAAGAGCGATCTACTTCCATGTATAGAGCTTCTTAAACCAATAATAAAAAAATTTGATACTGAACTCATTGTTATCAATAACAATGAGATTGAAGAATCGATTCCCTATAAATATGACTTAGTAAAGTTTGATCAAAACTATAAATATTTTAAAGAATTTTGTATCTCTTCCTGCTTAGGGAAAAGAATTATGCTCATTGACAGTGGTATTCTGCTCAGTGAAGCTTTTATAAATTTTATAACAAAACAGCTTGAAACGAATACTTATTTCAATATATCCTGTACCGTTAAAAGCTTTCTCTCGCCCAATAAAAAAGACGTATTTTTGCACGATGAAGTAATACTGTATAACCGTGGAATCACCGGATTTAATCATCACTATACCGAGGCCTCTATTTTGGATATCGGCTTTATAAATCCAGAACTTCCAATTATCGATCTATATATCAATAAATTCATTGAAAATAAAGCTTTTCAAGAGCTTTTTATCTGGTTCTCAAACTATATTGTAAATTTAACTCAGGAAGAACAAGCATACTGCTATAGTAAACTTGAAAAAATCAAAGCAGAAATTCAGGAAATTGACTGGCATGCCCTTGAATCCCTTTTCACTGATTCCGATTCAACAAACAACTACAGTAGATTCCTCTCATGCAAAAATGCTTATTTGACAAAGAGCATGAGTACTTCCAAGATTTTAAAAAAAATAAAAGAAATCAAGGTATCGCCTGATGAAACATATTTCAGCTGGCTATTAAAAGATTTTATTCTGCAAAAAAGGGATTCATTAAGCCTGCTTCGCAATCTGCCAGAAGCAGTAATGAAAAATTTAATTTTTTATTTACTTGAAAATGACGCGAATGCTTGGAACTATCTAAATACCTTTATTTCCGATATGACGCTTTACCTTACTGAAATTCAGAAGAAATCCGCTTCAACGAAAAGCATAAATAAAGTCTCCAAAAAAGAAATAGCTGCTTATACCAAGCTGATTTTGATATGCCTTGAGTATATGGATCAGCATGCAGATAATCAAAATGAAAAAGATCTGCGAATGAATATTTTTACATTTTATACCGCATTCGGTGAAAACCTTGTTCAACTAAATCAATTTCCAAAGGATTCGGAAATCATCGATTTAAAAATGGAAAAAAAACTAATTACAACGATAACCGAAATCCGTCATACCGACACTGCGCATGTAATTGAGAAACTCTCTGCTCTATGTGAAAAAATAGTGAACAAAAATAATATATTGAGACATTATATCCAAATACTCAGATTCACTCGTCAGCATTATAATAAAATTTTAAGTATCTGCATGATTGTAAAGGACGAAGAGAAAAATCTTTCCAGATGCTTGTCTAGTGTCAGCCCTCTCATTGATTGCGGACTTGCGGAATTGATTATCATCGATACAGGCTCTGTTGATCGTACCATTGAAATTGCACGCGAATACACCGATAAAGTATACCTGCAAAAATGGGAAGGCAACTTTTCTAAAGCAAGAAATCAAAGCTTGATCCATAGTGATGCGGAATATGTTTTTATTATGGATGCTGATGAAGAGTTCCGTCCTTCTGATCTTTCGGCATTGCAAACCATGTTTTCCACGCCGGATTACAAGCAATTCAGCACCTTTACTTTAAACATTATCAGCTATACAGACACAAAATTGCAAAATTATGCAGTAATGGCACAGCCTCGTATATTTAAAAATGATTCCACATTCCATTATTCGAGTGCCGTGCACAATCAGCCGGTTTTTAAAGGCCCCATCAAAAACTCGGATGTCAGTATCCTGCATTATGGCTATATTATGACGCCAGATATCAAAGAAAAAAAATACCAGCGTACATCGACACTTCTAAAAAAAGAATTACAGCGTGATCCACGAAGTATTTATTTTCGCTTTCAATTGTGTAACAGCTACGCGATGTACGGAGATTTGAAGAATGCACTGCATCAAGTTGAAATATATATGCGCTTAATCTCAGAAGAAGCTGAACTGCATGATAATGTTCTTATGTATTACAATAACGCTGCCGCAATTTATATCAACTGCTATCTATATGAAAAATCTGAAGAAGTATGTAATACCGCCCTTTCTATCGAACCCGATTTCATCGACTTTGTTTACTATAAAGGATTTATTCGATTTGAACAGGAAGATTACGAAACTGCATTGACTTATTTTAGTCGCTATCTTACACTGATTACGCATTATAACCAAATGAAAACAAAAGATGATGGAAGATTTGCCTTTTACACAGTTTGCAATTCTGAAGATGTAAAAAAGATGCTGCTTCAAACACATTACCGTCTACATGAATACGATGCATGCATTAAAGATATGGAGCAAATTCTTTCAGAAACGGTAAGAATAAACTGTATCTACGAGTTCATGAATGCTTGTTTGATTACAAATAACACTTCAGCATTAACAGACTTTTATGCAAGCAATGCAAATGGAACAACAAAAGAATTATTTGAAAAGACCTTCCGCTATTTTGAAGATGTACTTCAAAATGAAGCACCGAAAAATAATTTCTATACGCTTTCAGAATATACATGGGATGCTTTAGACTTTGAGAGTTTTTGGCCGTTTTTATATGAAGTGCTTCTAGAACTGTTAAAATTGGATGCAAAGAAAATAGAAGAAGACAGTGCACTTATTTTATATAAGAAGCTGTTGCAGCTTGTACTTCATAGAACAGAAAAGCTATTGTATGACTACCTTTCTGAAGAAGAGCTTGTTGATTTATATAATAAATATATGATTATCTGCTCGAAGCTGGCTTCTGGCGGAAAAGTTCATTTACTTGAAGCGAGAGAACGAATTTTTATTAAAAGAATCGTAGATGCTTATCAAGCAACAGATGCTTCCGAAATGTTATCACTTTTACAGAATTCCTTTTTAGAATATCATAAAATGAAAGGCATCGTAGATTTGTCAATACACATTCTCTTTCCTTCTTCCTCTGCTGAAACAACTGACACATCACCACACACTGAAGAGCAATCCAGCACAAATCGAATTGAAAATAAAGTAAATGAGTTGCTTGTCAAAATTAACAAAGACATTTCTCAGTTAGAAAATAGGTCAGCAGATACTTCTGAAAATATAGCCCAGAATATGTCTGCTGTTAAACTTATGATAAAAGAGCTGGAAAACTACCGTACCTTGATTCCTGTACAAATTTATCTATGCAGATTGTACAGTTTAACAAAACAATACCAGAAGGTCACGGAATCCTATTGCCGCCTTAAACTCAATTATCCATTAGAAGCGTCCATTCAAATCAAAGATTTGATCCCGCAAAGCTTATTGAAATCAAATCAAGAGGATTTGAAAATTCTTCATGGAACAATGGATGATACCAACAATACGATGCAAATCGTCCGTATGCTGAAAAACAATGGAGTCGATGCTAAGGCATTAAACTATATCCCTAAGCATTCTGAATGCACTTCTGATTATGAAATGGATATAAATTCCCTTGAAAATGGGGCTATGATCTTAGAACGTACGATTGATACTGCCGCAAAATTGATTCCTCAATATGACATCTTTCATTTTCATCATTCAAGTTCACTTCATTTCAAACAGCATGATCTTGCAATTATTAAAGACTTAAATAAAAAGCTAGTTGTAGAATATTGCGCTGAAAACGTGCGCACCAGCGAAAAAGCAGCACAACTCAGTCCCTATGTTCAGCTGTCTTCTGAGAAAGATTTAGAAATATTTAGAAAACTAGAGGTTTTCTCTAAATACGCATCATGCTGCATTGCACAGGATTATGAAGTTTATGAATATGTAAAAGATTTCTTTGATGATATTCATATTATTTCACCATTTGTAAGGATGCCGACTCTTTCTGAAATAAGCCGTCCAAGCAAAACGAGTCATAAATTCATCATTTCCCATTGTGCAGAAAACAGCCATACCGCTGGAACATCACATATCCTAAAGGTTATGGAAGAACTAAAATATCAATATCAATTTGATTTTAAACTGATTAAAAAAGCGCCTCTGGAACAAGTTCAAACTGTTTATCAATCCTCTGATCTCATTATCGGTGAGCTTTATGGAGGTACCTATAGCAGATATGTCATAGGTGCGATGGCATCGGGCAAACCCGTTATGGGATATATTAGTGATTTTATGAAGGAAAAATACCCAAAAGAACTTCCTTTGATTCCAACCTCTCCTGAAAGTTTCAAATCCGACCTTGAAAAAATTCTAAAAAACAAGGATATGCTAAATGAAATAGGCAAAGCAGGTCCAGCTTTTGTCCATAAATATCACAATGCAGATATAGAAATCGCAAAATTAATTAAACTTTATCATCACTTATCCGCAAAGTAA
- a CDS encoding acyltransferase, with amino-acid sequence MKAEKLLLIKDNPISEKTINTDRKRKSQEQEHKSETNRLSEESYYAHGSSYIDENVKIGNGTKIWHFSHIQKNAVIGTNCSIGQNVNIAPNVTIGNHVKIQNNVSVYEGVELEDYVFCGPSSVFTNITFPRSKYPQKGTEFYKKTLVKEGATLGANSTVVCGNMIGKHAFIAAGAVVASDVPDYGFMVGVPAKRKGWVCECGTKLENGLTCSHCGRKYAEQDGKLSEVLK; translated from the coding sequence ATGAAAGCTGAAAAATTATTACTGATTAAGGATAATCCTATTAGTGAAAAAACGATCAATACAGATAGAAAGAGAAAGAGCCAAGAACAAGAACACAAATCAGAGACAAATAGATTGAGTGAAGAATCCTATTATGCACATGGAAGCTCCTATATTGATGAGAATGTGAAGATTGGGAATGGAACCAAAATTTGGCATTTTTCACACATTCAAAAGAATGCAGTGATAGGAACAAACTGCAGTATAGGTCAAAATGTAAACATTGCACCAAATGTAACGATAGGCAATCATGTCAAAATTCAAAATAATGTATCGGTTTACGAGGGTGTGGAATTGGAGGATTACGTATTTTGCGGTCCGTCTTCGGTTTTTACCAATATCACTTTTCCACGCAGTAAATATCCGCAAAAAGGGACGGAGTTCTATAAAAAAACGCTTGTAAAAGAAGGGGCAACATTAGGTGCCAACTCTACAGTCGTGTGCGGAAATATGATAGGTAAACATGCTTTTATCGCAGCAGGAGCAGTTGTTGCTTCAGATGTTCCAGACTATGGGTTTATGGTAGGCGTTCCAGCGAAACGCAAAGGATGGGTCTGCGAATGTGGAACAAAGTTGGAGAATGGACTGACGTGCAGTCACTGCGGCAGAAAATATGCAGAGCAGGATGGGAAATTAAGCGAGGTACTTAAATGA
- a CDS encoding DegT/DnrJ/EryC1/StrS family aminotransferase, translating to MIQMNDLVKQYDGIRDDVERRIAKVVRHGKFIMGPEIEELENKLQDYVGVKHAVTCSSGTDALLMALLAWGIGPGDAVFTTPFTFVATAEVIANLGATPVFVDIDQNSFNMNPSELEKSVKKVLEIGELKASVIIPVDLFGLPADYEEIWKTADKYDLKILEDGAQSFGSSLKGKKTGSLAHVGATSFFPAKPLGCYGDGGAVFTDDDEMYEILKSIRVHGKGEDKYHNVRIGLNSRLDTMQAAVLLAKLEVFDHELFLKNRIASLYHNKLQGMVQTPHVNKTDESSWAQYSVLSQNEKERDLFKSKLTEAGISSAIYYKTPLHLQPVFKTLGYEEGDFPVAEDISKRILSLPMHPYLTEDEINAVVNVFSKTIEAM from the coding sequence ATGATACAAATGAATGACCTTGTAAAACAATATGATGGGATTCGGGATGACGTAGAAAGACGCATAGCCAAAGTGGTCAGACATGGAAAGTTTATCATGGGGCCTGAGATAGAGGAGCTGGAGAATAAGCTTCAGGATTATGTAGGAGTAAAGCATGCCGTAACTTGTTCCAGTGGTACAGATGCGCTGCTAATGGCATTACTTGCGTGGGGAATTGGGCCTGGGGACGCTGTCTTTACCACGCCGTTTACATTTGTGGCAACTGCAGAAGTAATTGCAAATTTGGGAGCGACTCCTGTTTTTGTTGATATTGACCAAAATAGTTTTAACATGAATCCGTCCGAGCTGGAAAAGAGCGTAAAAAAAGTCCTAGAGATTGGTGAACTTAAGGCAAGTGTTATCATACCTGTCGATTTATTTGGCCTGCCTGCTGATTATGAAGAAATTTGGAAGACAGCAGATAAATACGATCTTAAAATTCTTGAAGATGGAGCACAGAGCTTTGGAAGTAGTCTAAAAGGGAAAAAAACCGGAAGTCTGGCTCATGTGGGAGCGACTTCTTTTTTTCCGGCAAAGCCGTTAGGCTGCTATGGAGATGGAGGGGCTGTATTTACAGACGATGACGAAATGTATGAAATCCTTAAATCGATTCGTGTGCATGGAAAAGGAGAAGATAAGTACCATAATGTGAGAATTGGCTTAAATAGCCGATTGGATACCATGCAGGCTGCTGTTCTTCTTGCAAAATTGGAGGTTTTTGATCACGAGCTTTTTCTTAAGAATCGTATCGCATCACTATATCATAATAAATTACAAGGAATGGTTCAAACACCTCATGTAAATAAAACAGATGAATCCAGTTGGGCTCAGTACTCTGTTCTAAGCCAAAACGAAAAAGAAAGGGACTTATTTAAGAGTAAGCTGACAGAAGCTGGAATTTCTTCTGCAATTTATTATAAAACTCCATTGCATTTACAGCCGGTATTTAAAACTTTGGGATATGAAGAGGGTGACTTCCCTGTTGCAGAGGATATAAGCAAACGGATTTTAAGCTTACCAATGCACCCTTATTTGACAGAAGATGAAATCAATGCTGTTGTCAACGTGTTTTCTAAAACAATAGAGGCAATGTGA
- a CDS encoding nucleotide sugar dehydrogenase, translating into MNKIMNKTAVIGIIGLGYVGLPLAMEKAKAGYKTIGFDIQKKKVDMVNSGVSYIGDIQSEDLIKMTASGQLSATNDWSFIKEVDCVAICVPTPLDKHKQPDLSYIKESVKNITQGLHKGMLIVLESTTYPGTTDELVKPLLEDSGLKCEEDFFLAFSPERVDPGNLIYKTQNTPKVVGGVGKKSTELAAALYRNVLFGEIFEVSSPEVAEMEKLLENTYRNVNIALANEMCIICEKMGINVWEVIEAAKTKPYGFQPFYPGPGIGGHCIPLDPYYLTWKAKEYDYDSRLIEAAGEINSYMPQYVSERAMRILNKYKKTLNGAAILILGIAYKPDIHDIRESPALKIIEELIRHGATVRYSDPYVANFQWKEIFLNSVELTADEIERADMVIILTDHSCYDYAFIQSNAKIVFDTKNAMKQIKNRCNIECI; encoded by the coding sequence ATGAATAAAATTATGAATAAAACAGCGGTCATCGGAATCATAGGACTGGGTTATGTAGGTCTACCGTTGGCAATGGAAAAGGCTAAAGCCGGTTATAAAACAATAGGCTTTGATATCCAGAAGAAAAAGGTCGATATGGTTAATAGCGGAGTCAGTTACATTGGAGACATACAAAGTGAAGATCTCATTAAGATGACTGCATCTGGTCAGCTAAGTGCTACAAATGACTGGAGCTTTATTAAAGAAGTAGATTGTGTGGCAATTTGTGTACCGACACCTCTGGATAAACACAAACAGCCAGATTTAAGTTATATCAAAGAATCGGTAAAGAATATTACGCAAGGGCTTCACAAAGGGATGCTGATTGTACTTGAAAGCACAACGTATCCAGGCACAACTGACGAACTTGTAAAGCCGTTATTAGAAGATTCGGGACTGAAATGTGAAGAAGATTTCTTTTTAGCTTTTTCACCGGAAAGAGTTGATCCTGGCAATTTAATTTATAAAACGCAAAATACACCTAAAGTGGTGGGCGGTGTTGGCAAGAAAAGTACAGAATTAGCAGCAGCATTGTACCGAAATGTACTTTTTGGGGAAATTTTTGAAGTTTCCAGCCCTGAAGTTGCAGAGATGGAAAAGCTCCTTGAAAACACATATCGAAATGTGAATATCGCATTAGCAAATGAAATGTGCATTATCTGCGAAAAGATGGGTATTAATGTATGGGAGGTAATAGAGGCTGCAAAGACAAAGCCATATGGCTTTCAGCCGTTTTATCCAGGGCCTGGAATCGGTGGACATTGCATTCCTCTTGATCCTTATTATTTAACTTGGAAGGCGAAGGAATACGATTATGATTCTCGTTTGATAGAGGCAGCAGGAGAAATTAATTCATACATGCCTCAGTATGTGTCAGAACGAGCCATGAGGATATTAAATAAGTATAAAAAGACATTAAACGGAGCTGCAATTCTCATACTGGGAATTGCATATAAACCAGATATTCACGATATTAGAGAAAGTCCGGCTTTAAAGATTATTGAAGAATTGATTCGGCATGGAGCGACTGTCAGATATTCCGATCCGTATGTCGCCAACTTTCAATGGAAAGAGATTTTTTTAAATAGTGTAGAGCTTACCGCAGACGAAATAGAACGAGCCGATATGGTTATTATTTTAACGGATCACAGCTGTTATGATTATGCATTCATACAAAGCAATGCAAAGATAGTCTTTGATACAAAAAATGCAATGAAGCAGATCAAAAACAGATGTAATATAGAATGCATTTGA
- a CDS encoding Gfo/Idh/MocA family oxidoreductase, protein MSECQLCVVGGGRWGENHIKTLYEMGSLAGIVDLDAKRLAVLSEQYVDVKTFNNLEDALSGKFEGFIVATSAKTHYKLAKKLLKAGQNVLVEKPLALSSKDSEELVSMSKQYGGTLLAGHQLLFHPAVMKIKQIIDTGVIGKLRYISTSRVKLGTVRQTENVIWSFAPHDLSVINYLTGQVPIKTDAFASSFLQAGIFDMANIELTYSNHVKGFISVSWLHPVKEQKITVVGDQAMLTFDDSSRNKELYLHKKKIDMTGECPVSVDGGIEKIDYVYSPPLKNELNYFIELIRSSEKREYGQNGHEVVKLLEKITHDLNIIKS, encoded by the coding sequence ATGTCAGAATGCCAATTGTGTGTAGTAGGAGGCGGGCGCTGGGGAGAAAATCATATCAAAACCCTATATGAAATGGGAAGTCTTGCGGGCATTGTTGATCTTGATGCGAAGCGGCTTGCTGTACTTTCTGAGCAATATGTAGATGTAAAAACCTTCAATAATTTGGAAGATGCTTTGAGTGGTAAGTTTGAAGGATTTATAGTGGCGACTTCAGCAAAGACTCATTATAAATTAGCAAAAAAGTTATTAAAAGCCGGTCAAAATGTTTTAGTTGAAAAACCACTTGCATTATCATCAAAAGATTCAGAAGAATTAGTATCGATGTCAAAACAATACGGAGGAACCTTGCTGGCTGGACACCAATTATTATTTCATCCTGCTGTCATGAAGATAAAACAGATAATTGATACAGGGGTAATTGGGAAGCTTAGGTATATAAGCACATCAAGAGTAAAATTAGGAACGGTTCGTCAAACAGAGAATGTAATTTGGTCATTTGCACCACACGATCTGTCTGTAATAAATTATCTAACTGGGCAGGTTCCGATTAAAACGGACGCCTTTGCTTCTTCATTTTTGCAGGCTGGGATCTTTGATATGGCAAATATCGAGTTGACATATTCAAATCATGTCAAGGGATTCATTTCTGTTTCTTGGCTGCACCCTGTAAAGGAGCAGAAAATTACTGTAGTCGGTGACCAAGCGATGTTAACTTTTGATGACTCTTCTCGAAACAAGGAACTGTATTTACACAAAAAAAAGATTGATATGACAGGAGAATGTCCTGTGAGTGTGGATGGAGGAATTGAAAAGATCGATTATGTTTATTCTCCACCGTTAAAAAATGAACTGAATTATTTTATTGAACTGATTCGTTCTTCCGAGAAGAGGGAGTATGGGCAAAACGGCCATGAGGTAGTTAAGCTGCTTGAAAAAATAACACACGATCTCAATATAATAAAAAGTTAG
- the msrB gene encoding peptide-methionine (R)-S-oxide reductase MsrB codes for MKKEIYLAGGCFWGTEKYFESIPGVLSTEVGYANGGTENPTYEEVCYNDTGHAETVKVEYEESKIGLPYLLELYYDAINPVSVNRQGGDIGQQYRTGIYFTNGADEPVIHDSIKKLQEKHREKIAIEVKPLLNYYRAEEYHQNYLDKNPGGYCHIDTDQFEKAKHAADVSRIYPKREQDELKKSLSDLQFTVTQNGNTEPPFQNEFFNEFREGIYVDITTGEPLFLSSDKFESGCGWPSFSKPIDAEKLIDVTDKSYGMVRTEVRSKNSDAHLGHVFKDGPVDKGGLRYCINSASLRFIPKEKMEIEGYGDYLNRL; via the coding sequence ATGAAAAAAGAAATATATCTGGCGGGAGGCTGCTTTTGGGGGACTGAAAAATACTTTGAGAGCATTCCGGGAGTTTTGTCTACGGAAGTCGGATATGCAAATGGCGGAACAGAAAATCCAACGTATGAAGAAGTGTGCTATAACGATACCGGGCATGCAGAGACGGTAAAAGTAGAATATGAAGAGAGTAAGATTGGATTGCCATATTTGTTAGAGCTGTACTATGATGCAATCAATCCGGTGAGCGTAAACCGTCAGGGTGGAGATATCGGACAACAGTATAGGACCGGAATTTATTTTACTAATGGAGCAGACGAACCGGTAATTCATGATTCTATTAAAAAGCTCCAAGAAAAACATAGGGAAAAAATTGCAATCGAAGTAAAACCGCTATTGAATTATTATAGAGCAGAAGAATATCATCAAAATTATTTAGATAAAAATCCAGGCGGGTATTGTCATATTGATACCGATCAATTTGAAAAAGCAAAACATGCTGCTGATGTAAGTCGCATATACCCGAAAAGAGAACAGGATGAATTGAAAAAAAGCTTATCAGACCTGCAGTTTACGGTGACGCAGAATGGAAACACAGAACCTCCGTTTCAAAATGAATTTTTTAATGAATTTCGTGAAGGAATTTATGTGGATATTACCACAGGAGAACCTCTCTTTCTATCAAGTGATAAGTTTGAATCCGGATGTGGATGGCCTAGTTTTTCAAAGCCAATTGATGCAGAGAAGTTGATTGATGTGACTGATAAAAGCTATGGGATGGTACGTACTGAGGTAAGAAGTAAAAACAGCGATGCACATTTGGGACATGTATTTAAAGATGGACCTGTCGATAAAGGAGGACTTCGTTATTGTATTAACAGTGCGTCGCTTCGGTTCATTCCAAAGGAAAAAATGGAGATCGAAGGTTATGGTGACTATTTAAATCGATTATGA
- a CDS encoding hemerythrin family protein — MLWKDKYELGVSLVDEQHKELFQRVENFVTTLRSSASWEEKVQRVNETLEFMNGYVVEHFRDEEAYQKHIGYPGYEAHKKIHADMVNYVMKVTSEYENSGFNEQLMQQFAGKLLAWLINHVAAEDQRIAAYAIEKGVENNAE; from the coding sequence ATGCTTTGGAAAGATAAATATGAATTAGGAGTTTCCCTTGTGGATGAGCAGCATAAAGAATTGTTTCAACGTGTCGAAAATTTCGTGACGACATTACGTTCTTCCGCATCTTGGGAAGAGAAAGTGCAGCGTGTGAACGAAACCCTTGAATTTATGAATGGATACGTTGTGGAGCATTTTCGAGACGAAGAAGCGTATCAAAAACACATTGGTTATCCTGGCTATGAAGCACATAAGAAGATTCATGCCGATATGGTCAACTATGTGATGAAGGTTACTTCTGAGTATGAGAACAGCGGATTTAATGAACAATTGATGCAGCAATTTGCAGGCAAACTTCTAGCATGGCTGATTAATCATGTGGCAGCGGAGGATCAGAGAATTGCTGCGTATGCAATTGAAAAGGGGGTAGAAAACAATGCTGAATAA
- a CDS encoding chemotaxis protein CheX has translation MLNNLQDSFLEATRNVFELMLDLSELSEQPMESFNYEDVLDISIGVVGELQGEVVYRFPNKTSLGMVNIMTSMELDTVDDFVTSAISEIANIISGNVLTMLAAQDVKCDILPPVFAKPDDSKQYSLHTDCCISSSVGDVCLDIRLNPAESV, from the coding sequence ATGCTGAATAATCTTCAGGACTCCTTTTTAGAGGCAACCCGCAATGTATTTGAGTTGATGCTAGACCTTTCTGAACTATCTGAGCAGCCTATGGAATCTTTCAACTATGAGGATGTGCTGGATATTTCGATTGGTGTAGTCGGAGAATTACAGGGAGAGGTCGTTTACCGTTTCCCGAATAAGACTTCACTGGGTATGGTAAATATTATGACAAGCATGGAGTTGGACACGGTAGATGATTTCGTAACTTCTGCAATTTCTGAAATTGCGAATATTATCAGTGGTAATGTTCTGACAATGCTTGCTGCACAGGATGTGAAATGCGACATATTACCTCCGGTGTTTGCGAAGCCGGATGACAGCAAGCAATACTCTTTACATACAGATTGCTGCATTTCCAGTTCAGTAGGTGATGTTTGCTTAGACATAAGACTAAACCCTGCTGAATCCGTTTAG